One part of the Polycyclovorans algicola TG408 genome encodes these proteins:
- a CDS encoding SDR family oxidoreductase, producing MMKRVFISGGAAGIGRATAQQFINAGYAVGIGDVNELALRDTAKALGSACQPHVLDVCDPAAWTRALTRFTGDDGRLDVLINNAGILHAGRAEDITFEQHSRLVDINIKGVIAGCQAALPFLKNVRHSRVINLCSASAIYGQPSVASYSASKFFVRGWTEALNIEWARYDIHVLSVWPIFVKTAMVDNAPDMKAAAKMGVSLTPDDVAKILLKLSGQKRPAVHTPIGLQTSLFKRFVNLMPDALNRRVVAHMADIRA from the coding sequence ATCATGAAACGGGTGTTCATCAGCGGTGGTGCGGCAGGGATCGGCCGGGCGACGGCGCAGCAGTTCATCAACGCGGGATATGCCGTCGGCATCGGCGATGTCAACGAGTTGGCCCTGCGCGACACGGCCAAAGCCCTGGGCAGCGCCTGCCAGCCGCACGTGCTCGACGTTTGCGACCCGGCCGCATGGACCCGCGCGCTGACCCGTTTCACCGGTGATGACGGCCGCCTTGATGTGCTGATCAACAACGCCGGCATCCTCCACGCCGGGCGCGCCGAAGACATCACGTTCGAGCAGCACAGCCGGTTGGTCGACATCAACATCAAGGGCGTGATTGCCGGCTGCCAGGCCGCACTGCCGTTCCTGAAAAACGTGCGCCATTCGCGGGTGATCAACCTGTGCTCGGCATCGGCCATCTATGGTCAGCCGAGCGTCGCCAGCTATTCGGCGAGCAAGTTTTTTGTGCGCGGCTGGACCGAGGCGCTGAACATCGAATGGGCGCGCTACGACATCCATGTGCTCAGCGTCTGGCCGATTTTCGTCAAGACGGCAATGGTCGACAACGCGCCCGACATGAAGGCCGCTGCGAAGATGGGCGTCTCGCTGACACCGGATGATGTCGCCAAGATCCTGCTCAAGCTCAGCGGTCAAAAACGCCCCGCCGTGCACACGCCGATTGGCCTGCAAACGTCGCTGTTCAAGCGTTTCGTCAACCTGATGCCCGACGCGCTCAACCGCCGCGTCGTGGCGCACATGGCCGACATCCGTGCTTGA
- the rlmKL gene encoding bifunctional 23S rRNA (guanine(2069)-N(7))-methyltransferase RlmK/23S rRNA (guanine(2445)-N(2))-methyltransferase RlmL — MLETETLSESIAPDTWPLFVTCGRGLESILVDELISFGATEVKAGNGGVSARADREAAYRTCLWSRLASRVLMPLAGGTVADPEALYALARSVDWPELFDVSKRFAIEAAGTSSTVTHSHYAALKVKDAVVDAFRDLLGSRPDVARDDPDIRIHLHLHRDKATLSLDLSGDSLHRRGYRQQAGEAPLKETLAAAMLMRAGWATSAAEGAPLWDPFCGSGTLVIEAAMIAADAAPQRTRQRFGFEAWNDHVPALLKRLRAEADERFTEGLKNLPPLIGSDTDRRVLQIAQTNAAKAGFFAQIRWIEQDALTAAPPCPAPGLLICNPPYGERLGSEGDIIKLYSLLGARWPKAIAGWQVALLTQRDDLTPRLGLRATRIHSLYNGALPCKLLQFDIGGPAARAAASEPVAVPDADTENTDAAETPASPWARAAKSAEARESAAQPIPTVAEIAKDGFGSDFANRLQKNAKHLAKWAKRRGVQNYRVYDADLTEYAVAIDVYATPERQIHLQEYAPPKSIDTVQAEKRLRAALAYTCEVLDVPPDRLHFKVRRAQKGTAQYQRMGHQGTATRIVEHDVLLEVNFTDYLDTGVFLDHRPMRLRIQKAAAGKRFLNLFCYTGAATAHAAVGGAVSSVSVDLSNTYLEWAERNLRLNGSKLVDPERRASADNPHRLFRADCLAWLEEQAAKGRPPQFDLIFCDPPTFSNSKKMEDTLDIQRDHVGLLTHTFRLLAPGGVLLFSTNRRKFELDEAALAALGMQVRDITAETLDEDFKRPPPAHRAYEITHA; from the coding sequence GTGCTTGAAACTGAAACCCTGTCCGAGTCAATCGCGCCTGATACTTGGCCGCTGTTCGTCACCTGCGGCCGCGGCCTGGAATCGATTCTCGTCGATGAGCTGATCAGCTTCGGCGCCACCGAGGTCAAGGCCGGCAATGGCGGCGTCTCGGCGCGTGCCGACCGCGAGGCGGCCTATCGCACCTGCCTGTGGTCGCGGCTCGCCAGCCGCGTGCTGATGCCGCTGGCCGGCGGCACCGTGGCCGATCCGGAGGCGCTCTACGCACTGGCACGCAGCGTGGACTGGCCCGAACTGTTCGACGTCTCCAAACGCTTCGCCATTGAAGCTGCCGGCACTTCGTCCACCGTCACCCACAGCCATTACGCCGCGCTCAAGGTCAAGGACGCGGTGGTTGATGCCTTCCGCGATTTGCTGGGCAGCCGCCCTGACGTGGCGCGTGACGACCCCGACATTCGCATCCACCTGCACCTGCACCGCGACAAAGCGACGCTGTCGCTGGACCTGTCGGGCGACTCGCTGCACCGTCGCGGCTACCGCCAGCAGGCCGGTGAAGCGCCGCTCAAGGAAACCCTCGCCGCCGCCATGTTGATGCGCGCCGGTTGGGCCACGAGTGCCGCAGAGGGCGCACCGCTGTGGGACCCGTTCTGCGGCTCTGGCACGCTGGTGATCGAAGCCGCAATGATCGCCGCCGACGCCGCGCCGCAGCGCACCCGGCAACGCTTTGGCTTCGAAGCCTGGAACGACCACGTGCCGGCGCTGCTGAAGCGCCTGCGCGCCGAGGCCGATGAACGCTTCACCGAAGGCCTGAAAAACCTGCCGCCGCTGATTGGCAGCGACACCGACCGCCGCGTGCTGCAGATTGCCCAGACCAATGCCGCCAAGGCGGGTTTCTTCGCACAGATTCGCTGGATCGAGCAGGACGCCCTCACCGCCGCCCCGCCCTGCCCCGCGCCCGGCCTGCTGATCTGCAACCCGCCCTACGGCGAGCGGCTGGGGTCGGAGGGCGACATCATCAAGCTGTACTCGCTGCTCGGCGCGCGCTGGCCCAAGGCGATTGCCGGCTGGCAGGTGGCGCTGCTCACCCAGCGCGATGACCTGACGCCGCGGCTTGGCCTGCGTGCCACGCGCATCCACAGCCTCTACAACGGCGCGCTGCCCTGCAAGTTGCTGCAATTCGACATTGGCGGCCCGGCCGCGCGTGCCGCCGCCAGCGAACCGGTCGCGGTCCCTGACGCCGATACCGAGAACACCGACGCGGCTGAAACCCCGGCGTCGCCGTGGGCGCGGGCGGCCAAATCTGCCGAGGCCCGGGAATCTGCCGCACAGCCCATCCCCACAGTGGCCGAGATCGCCAAGGACGGCTTTGGCAGCGACTTTGCCAACCGTCTGCAGAAAAACGCCAAACACCTCGCCAAGTGGGCCAAGCGGCGCGGCGTGCAGAACTACCGCGTCTACGACGCCGACCTGACCGAATACGCGGTGGCCATCGACGTGTACGCCACGCCCGAGCGGCAGATCCACTTGCAGGAATACGCGCCACCCAAGTCCATCGACACGGTGCAGGCCGAAAAGCGCCTGCGGGCGGCGCTGGCCTACACCTGCGAGGTGCTGGACGTGCCGCCCGACCGGCTGCACTTCAAGGTGCGTCGCGCGCAGAAAGGCACGGCGCAATACCAGCGGATGGGTCACCAGGGCACCGCAACGCGCATTGTTGAGCACGACGTGTTGCTGGAGGTGAACTTCACCGACTACCTCGACACCGGCGTGTTTCTCGACCACCGGCCGATGCGCTTGCGCATTCAGAAAGCCGCGGCCGGCAAGCGTTTCTTGAACCTGTTTTGTTACACCGGCGCCGCCACGGCGCACGCGGCGGTGGGCGGGGCGGTCAGCAGCGTGTCGGTGGATCTGTCGAACACCTATCTCGAATGGGCCGAGCGCAACCTGCGGCTCAACGGCTCAAAACTCGTCGATCCGGAGCGCCGCGCCTCGGCCGACAACCCGCACCGACTGTTCCGCGCCGACTGTCTGGCGTGGCTGGAAGAGCAGGCTGCCAAGGGGCGCCCACCGCAGTTCGACCTAATTTTCTGCGACCCGCCGACCTTCTCCAACTCGAAGAAGATGGAAGACACGCTCGACATCCAGCGCGATCACGTCGGCTTGCTGACCCATACCTTCAGGCTGCTGGCGCCCGGCGGCGTGCTGCTGTTTTCAACCAACCGCCGCAAGTTCGAGCTGGACGAAGCCGCGCTGGCGGCGCTGGGTATGCAGGTGCGCGACATCACCGCCGAGACGCTGGATGAAGACTTCAAACGCCCGCCGCCGGCGCATCGCGCTTATGAAATAACGCATGCTTAA